In a single window of the Bradyrhizobium erythrophlei genome:
- a CDS encoding ABC transporter permease — MIGRRRTAIGFATLAVLVLLWFALTTWTGIVSAGRFPSPADFWFSLVQIATRGYAGGELFTHALHSLILVAVGFVVAVTTGVPIGLWMGWSRRAEAAINPVFLIIRPIPPLAWIPLAILWLGLGDAAKIMVIWFAAFVPSVINSFSGIRDIERPIIEAARMMGTPRWRFVAEILVVCTENAIRVDDMMESPKLAK; from the coding sequence ATGATCGGGCGGCGCCGGACAGCGATTGGATTTGCGACGCTCGCCGTCCTCGTGTTGCTGTGGTTCGCCTTGACGACATGGACCGGCATCGTTTCGGCCGGACGATTTCCCTCGCCCGCCGATTTTTGGTTTTCGCTGGTTCAGATCGCGACCCGCGGCTATGCCGGCGGCGAGCTTTTCACCCACGCCTTGCACAGCCTGATCCTGGTCGCGGTCGGATTTGTCGTCGCCGTCACCACGGGAGTGCCGATCGGCCTGTGGATGGGCTGGAGCCGGCGCGCGGAGGCTGCCATCAACCCTGTGTTCCTCATCATCCGGCCGATCCCGCCGCTGGCCTGGATTCCGCTGGCCATCCTGTGGCTCGGCCTCGGCGACGCCGCCAAGATCATGGTGATCTGGTTCGCGGCCTTCGTGCCTTCGGTGATCAATTCATTTTCCGGCATTCGCGACATCGAGCGGCCGATCATCGAGGCGGCACGCATGATGGGAACGCCGCGATGGCGCTTTGTCGCGGAGATTCTGGTTGTGTGTACCGAAAACGCTATCCGGGTTGATGACATGATGGAATCGCCTAAGCTGGCGAAATGA
- a CDS encoding substrate-binding domain-containing protein, with product MSVVGIDNIEMSAHIFPPLTSVHLPVARIGEVAANCLLDELAGRGVKSMIELPIELVSRKSSARVSSK from the coding sequence TTGTCCGTCGTCGGCATCGACAATATCGAAATGTCCGCCCACATATTTCCACCACTGACGAGCGTCCATCTGCCGGTCGCCCGAATCGGCGAGGTTGCAGCAAACTGCCTTCTCGATGAATTGGCGGGAAGGGGCGTGAAATCCATGATTGAGCTGCCGATCGAGCTTGTATCGCGAAAATCGAGCGCAAGGGTCAGCTCAAAATGA
- a CDS encoding dihydroorotase, translating into MAMVDKVFAGTIVLPDRIVDNGYVLVGDGKVQSVGSGGSPDGEKHGGQGFLVFPGAIDAQVHSRSQLGQEDFVWSTRSAAAGGVTTIVDMPYDDNCLIATAERFRTKAKEAAAQARVDFALYATIDPEEGAARVDELVEAGAAAFKFSTFGTHPKRFPRIPPHMLYQSFCAVGKRGLIAGIHNENDEMVRAFMAEVEARGITDYTAHGLSRPPISEALATAEVFELGAGAGCPVHIVHSSIGRGYELAAAYRAQGHGATIEACVHYLTLDEDNDVRRLGGKAKINPPLRPRHEVEALWSHLDAGNVTIVSTDHVSWSEDRKTDPNMLKNASGIPGLEALYALLLKGLDERKLSLTHAARLLAHNPAALFRIMHAKGALEVGRDADIVLMRRDLHRYNAAASGNNFVSWSPYDGIELPFRAVETYLRGDCVAADGRVLAEPGKGRFVSPLRSH; encoded by the coding sequence ATAGCGATGGTTGACAAGGTCTTTGCGGGAACGATCGTTCTTCCTGACCGGATCGTCGACAACGGTTATGTTCTGGTTGGTGATGGCAAGGTGCAATCGGTTGGGTCAGGCGGCTCGCCCGACGGCGAAAAGCATGGAGGGCAAGGATTTCTGGTATTCCCGGGCGCGATCGATGCGCAGGTCCACAGCCGCAGCCAGTTAGGCCAGGAGGATTTCGTCTGGTCGACGCGCAGCGCCGCGGCGGGCGGCGTCACGACCATAGTCGACATGCCCTATGACGACAACTGCCTGATCGCGACTGCCGAGCGGTTTCGTACCAAGGCCAAAGAGGCTGCCGCGCAGGCGCGCGTGGATTTCGCGCTTTATGCGACCATCGATCCGGAGGAGGGCGCGGCGCGGGTCGATGAACTCGTTGAGGCCGGCGCCGCCGCGTTCAAGTTTTCGACCTTCGGCACGCACCCAAAGCGGTTTCCGCGCATCCCGCCGCACATGCTCTACCAAAGCTTCTGCGCCGTCGGCAAAAGAGGGCTGATCGCAGGCATCCACAATGAGAACGACGAGATGGTCCGGGCCTTCATGGCGGAGGTCGAGGCCAGGGGCATTACCGATTACACCGCGCACGGCCTGTCGAGGCCGCCGATCTCCGAGGCGCTGGCGACCGCTGAAGTGTTCGAACTCGGTGCGGGCGCCGGCTGCCCGGTGCATATCGTCCACAGCTCGATCGGCCGCGGCTATGAACTGGCCGCCGCCTATCGCGCGCAGGGCCATGGCGCAACGATCGAGGCCTGCGTGCACTACCTTACGCTCGACGAAGACAACGACGTTCGCCGGCTCGGCGGCAAGGCCAAGATCAATCCGCCGCTGCGGCCGCGTCACGAGGTCGAGGCACTGTGGAGTCATCTCGACGCAGGCAATGTCACGATCGTCTCGACCGATCACGTGAGTTGGTCGGAGGATCGCAAGACCGATCCGAACATGCTGAAGAATGCTTCGGGAATTCCGGGCCTCGAAGCCCTGTACGCGCTGCTCTTGAAAGGGCTGGACGAGCGCAAGCTTTCCCTGACCCATGCCGCGCGCCTGCTGGCCCATAATCCCGCCGCTCTGTTCCGGATCATGCATGCCAAGGGCGCGCTGGAGGTCGGCCGCGATGCGGACATCGTGTTGATGCGCCGCGATCTCCATCGTTACAACGCGGCAGCCAGCGGGAATAACTTCGTATCCTGGAGCCCGTATGACGGAATTGAGTTGCCATTCCGTGCGGTCGAGACCTATCTGCGGGGCGACTGCGTTGCTGCCGACGGGCGTGTGCTGGCCGAACCTGGCAAGGGCCGCTTCGTCAGCCCGCTTCGCTCCCACTAA
- a CDS encoding Zn-dependent hydrolase, producing the protein MKTNLPLDADRLWADVMALADITDPVRPYTRRSFTALFLEGRAWLAQRFAEAGLVTRIDTAGNLIGRIEGNNPELGVIAIGSHSDTVPSGGRFDGIAGVATGLEIVRALRQSGARLDHTIEIIDFLAEEPSEYGLSCVGSRGMTGSLDGKMLDLTEPGGETLRDALRRVGGNPDRLIEAKRNDISAFLELHIEQGIVLESRSLDVGVVTSIVGIRRIEIVFQGEADHAGTTPMALRHDALAAAANTVAAVRRVAEQLAAEGENYFVATVGILTVEPSASNIVPGRCRLVIDARTTNPELTARFVGTIDLESAAHAAAAKVTRPKFETLSDGPPVACDPDLRAALRQGAHDLGLGEMDLPSGAGHDAAFMSRIAPSAMVFVPCRKGKSHAPEEWADREAIAAGAAVIYQAVRALDQSLPRSRGGEAA; encoded by the coding sequence ATGAAAACAAATCTTCCGCTCGACGCCGATCGCCTTTGGGCCGATGTGATGGCGCTGGCCGACATTACCGATCCGGTGCGGCCCTACACCCGGCGCTCGTTCACGGCGTTGTTTCTCGAAGGCCGCGCCTGGCTCGCGCAGCGCTTCGCAGAGGCGGGACTGGTAACCCGGATCGATACGGCGGGCAATCTGATCGGCCGGATCGAGGGCAACAATCCCGAACTCGGCGTCATCGCGATCGGCTCGCACAGCGATACCGTGCCGTCCGGCGGTCGCTTCGATGGCATCGCCGGGGTGGCGACAGGGCTCGAGATCGTGCGCGCCCTGCGCCAGTCCGGCGCGCGGCTGGATCACACCATCGAAATCATCGATTTTCTCGCCGAAGAGCCCAGCGAATATGGCCTGTCATGTGTCGGCAGCCGCGGCATGACGGGCTCGCTGGACGGCAAGATGCTCGATCTCACCGAGCCCGGCGGCGAAACGTTGCGTGACGCCTTGCGGCGGGTCGGCGGCAATCCCGATCGGCTCATCGAGGCCAAACGCAACGATATCAGCGCCTTTCTGGAGTTGCACATCGAGCAAGGCATCGTACTCGAATCGCGGTCGCTCGATGTCGGTGTGGTCACATCGATCGTCGGCATCCGCCGTATCGAAATCGTGTTCCAGGGCGAAGCCGATCATGCCGGTACGACGCCGATGGCGCTGCGCCACGATGCGTTGGCGGCGGCCGCCAACACCGTCGCGGCGGTTCGCCGTGTCGCCGAGCAGCTTGCCGCCGAGGGGGAGAATTATTTTGTCGCCACCGTCGGCATCCTGACGGTCGAGCCTTCGGCGTCGAACATCGTGCCCGGGCGCTGCAGGCTGGTCATCGATGCACGCACCACCAATCCGGAATTGACGGCGCGTTTCGTCGGCACCATCGATCTCGAGAGCGCGGCCCATGCCGCAGCGGCTAAGGTGACGCGCCCCAAATTCGAAACCTTGTCGGATGGCCCCCCGGTGGCCTGCGATCCGGATCTGCGCGCCGCCTTGCGGCAGGGCGCGCATGATCTCGGTCTTGGCGAAATGGACCTGCCGAGCGGCGCCGGCCACGATGCAGCATTCATGAGTCGGATCGCGCCGTCGGCGATGGTCTTTGTGCCTTGCCGCAAGGGAAAGAGCCACGCCCCGGAGGAATGGGCGGACCGCGAAGCAATCGCGGCCGGCGCGGCGGTCATTTATCAGGCGGTCAGGGCGCTCGATCAGTCCTTGCCGCGAAGCCGGGGTGGTGAAGCCGCATAA
- a CDS encoding LysR family transcriptional regulator codes for MVELRTLAYFVTACRSGSFTQAAADLGIAVSTLSTTMKALEREVGLSLFRRINNNLYPTDSARALIRGADPLLMAELFARRWVAAPAKATLRRLTVETGLSFTIGGLSKALRHAVDRMGVERPDVFVDPLWADEKDIPHLGGMAEEWGDGKSSRITLALGDESPRASKRATTLLSDRWVFACRMPAGTPHYPKAADLAAGRLVVPLLSPPLIEQAERYFSQHRISGVRYLGDHPGDLPRIMDDYPDAALFVPETLVSPRLGLLNVVAVVPEKPLTTKIVARAAEPDAVTALFVRHLQRALTETKPSRAERPVVSLRQIRYFNLVQRLRRVSAAARGANISQPALSEQIHKLEVSLGGALFERHGDGMIPTDKGERFDRIARLIEARYRQLSTGDAGAAAAQSRRIALGILPSVNQHGFLVNRITEAMLDVQARHPALKLVIREAPNGTLQDWVIRGLVGVAIVETVLPQMPRLPLGSSERLAAIVHTRHSMLPPGPVTLADLARLQLALPTNRFGLRQLLDGAAEQHDIRLRPYMEIDALPMAVAILARLPVCTVLPASAVEREIAAGDLAAHPIIEPTISRRLFVIYSGERTLSESERGLVNSLRRKLSEPAKRADALF; via the coding sequence ATGGTCGAACTGCGTACCCTGGCCTATTTCGTGACCGCTTGCCGATCCGGCAGTTTTACCCAAGCCGCGGCGGATCTTGGCATCGCAGTATCGACGCTCAGCACCACCATGAAGGCACTCGAACGCGAGGTCGGTCTCTCGCTTTTCCGGCGGATCAACAACAACCTTTATCCAACCGACTCGGCGCGAGCGTTGATACGCGGCGCCGATCCCTTGCTGATGGCTGAGCTGTTCGCCCGCCGCTGGGTCGCCGCACCGGCGAAGGCCACGCTTAGACGGTTGACCGTCGAGACCGGCCTGAGCTTCACCATCGGCGGACTGAGCAAGGCGCTTCGCCACGCCGTCGACCGAATGGGTGTTGAGCGTCCTGACGTTTTCGTCGATCCGCTATGGGCCGACGAAAAGGATATTCCGCATCTCGGCGGCATGGCTGAAGAATGGGGCGACGGAAAATCCAGCCGCATCACCCTGGCGTTGGGTGATGAAAGTCCGCGGGCGTCGAAGCGGGCCACAACGCTGCTGTCGGATCGGTGGGTGTTCGCCTGCCGAATGCCCGCGGGCACCCCGCATTATCCGAAGGCGGCCGATCTGGCGGCAGGCCGGCTGGTGGTGCCGTTGCTGTCACCGCCTTTGATCGAGCAGGCCGAACGCTATTTCAGTCAGCACAGGATCAGCGGCGTGCGGTATCTCGGCGATCATCCGGGTGACCTGCCGCGGATCATGGATGATTATCCGGACGCGGCCCTTTTTGTGCCGGAGACACTGGTTTCTCCGCGTCTGGGATTGCTCAACGTCGTAGCGGTCGTGCCGGAAAAACCGCTGACGACGAAGATCGTCGCCCGCGCGGCGGAGCCGGACGCCGTGACGGCATTGTTCGTGCGCCATTTGCAGCGCGCATTGACGGAGACCAAGCCATCTCGGGCCGAACGTCCTGTCGTCAGCCTGCGGCAAATTCGCTATTTCAACCTGGTGCAGCGGCTCCGGCGTGTGTCCGCCGCGGCGCGCGGCGCCAATATCAGCCAACCCGCGCTCAGCGAACAGATCCACAAGCTGGAAGTGTCCCTGGGTGGCGCGCTGTTCGAGCGGCATGGCGACGGCATGATACCGACCGACAAGGGAGAGCGGTTCGATCGGATCGCGAGGCTGATCGAAGCCCGGTACCGGCAACTTTCCACCGGCGATGCCGGCGCGGCGGCAGCGCAGAGCCGGCGGATTGCCTTGGGAATTTTGCCGTCGGTCAACCAGCACGGCTTCCTCGTCAACCGGATCACAGAGGCCATGCTGGACGTCCAGGCGCGCCATCCGGCCCTGAAACTCGTGATCCGGGAGGCGCCGAACGGCACGCTGCAGGACTGGGTGATACGCGGTCTGGTCGGCGTGGCGATCGTTGAAACCGTGCTGCCCCAAATGCCACGCCTGCCGCTCGGCTCATCCGAACGGCTGGCGGCGATCGTCCACACCCGTCACAGCATGCTGCCCCCGGGCCCGGTGACACTCGCCGACCTCGCGCGCCTGCAACTCGCCTTGCCGACCAACCGCTTCGGGTTGCGCCAGCTGCTCGACGGTGCGGCCGAACAGCACGACATCCGACTGCGGCCCTATATGGAGATTGACGCCCTGCCGATGGCGGTTGCGATCCTGGCGCGGCTGCCGGTATGCACGGTGCTGCCGGCATCGGCAGTGGAGCGCGAAATCGCCGCCGGCGACCTGGCCGCTCACCCGATCATCGAGCCGACGATTTCGCGGCGGCTGTTCGTGATCTATTCCGGCGAGCGCACCCTGAGCGAATCCGAACGCGGCCTGGTCAACTCGCTGCGAAGGAAATTGTCCGAGCCAGCGAAGCGAGCTGATGCCCTCTTTTAA
- a CDS encoding UbiD family decarboxylase, whose product MTDMILMRQSASGSTNPGLLADMFRRGQADVHAKDAINSEATHSRQSIRAFLSALRGAGELASIAQPIQLDYEIAGCLAEIDSGPALHFTNVESASGAVTMPVVGNLLNSLPRFALGLGTTVDQIQASLLAAIEKPLPHRVLRSGPCQQEVIAGPSLADELPIPRFFEKEGGAYVTAGAIVAKDRVTGHTNLSIARLMPLGGNRAFVGIAPNHHLAVLARAAYARGEKLDIAVCVGNHPAVLVAACLYLGLGEDELPIAGALLGEPLEVVRCAGSGLLVPAHCECVLEGSLDAGEPFTEGPVSEFHGMYENYGAGVVATFSRLTRRSDSIFQIILPGYHPEHCLLGGVAIAAGLVRAIRSAVSSVSNVAVGVGGAGRLHAVVALHGPRPGEARKVMFAVWAAVNLIKQVIIVDDDIDPWNALEVEWAQATRSKPERDFVIVPGVRADRSEPLERDGTIGKLGIDATRKEDDRRDWELARPTRPALARAREILRENRLV is encoded by the coding sequence ATGACCGATATGATCCTGATGCGGCAATCCGCTTCCGGATCGACGAATCCGGGGTTGCTCGCAGACATGTTTCGCAGGGGTCAGGCAGACGTGCACGCCAAGGATGCCATCAACAGCGAGGCGACGCATTCCCGCCAGTCAATACGCGCGTTCCTGTCCGCCCTGCGGGGGGCCGGCGAACTCGCGTCGATCGCACAGCCGATACAGCTGGACTATGAAATTGCCGGGTGCCTTGCGGAGATCGACAGCGGCCCGGCGCTGCATTTTACCAATGTCGAATCCGCATCCGGCGCAGTTACGATGCCGGTGGTAGGCAATCTGCTTAATTCACTGCCACGGTTTGCCCTCGGACTGGGCACCACCGTCGACCAAATTCAGGCGTCGTTGCTGGCGGCGATCGAAAAGCCTCTGCCACATCGCGTGCTGCGGTCCGGACCCTGCCAGCAGGAAGTCATTGCGGGTCCGTCGCTGGCGGACGAATTGCCGATCCCGCGCTTCTTCGAAAAGGAGGGCGGGGCTTATGTCACAGCCGGCGCGATCGTCGCGAAGGACCGGGTCACCGGCCACACCAACCTGTCGATCGCGCGCTTGATGCCGCTGGGTGGGAACCGCGCCTTCGTCGGAATCGCGCCCAACCACCATCTCGCCGTTTTGGCGCGGGCGGCTTACGCACGCGGCGAAAAACTGGATATCGCGGTCTGCGTCGGAAATCATCCCGCGGTTCTGGTGGCCGCCTGTCTCTATCTCGGGCTTGGCGAGGATGAACTTCCGATCGCCGGCGCGCTGCTGGGGGAGCCGCTCGAGGTGGTCCGCTGCGCCGGGTCCGGTCTTCTGGTCCCGGCGCATTGCGAATGCGTGCTGGAAGGCAGCCTCGATGCCGGTGAACCCTTCACCGAGGGACCGGTCAGCGAGTTCCACGGTATGTATGAAAATTACGGCGCGGGCGTCGTCGCGACGTTTTCGCGATTGACCCGCCGCAGCGACTCAATCTTCCAGATCATCCTGCCGGGCTACCATCCCGAGCATTGCCTGCTCGGCGGCGTCGCGATTGCCGCGGGCCTCGTGCGCGCTATCCGCAGTGCCGTCTCCTCGGTTTCCAATGTGGCCGTCGGCGTCGGCGGGGCTGGCCGCCTGCATGCCGTGGTCGCGCTGCACGGGCCGCGTCCGGGCGAGGCACGCAAGGTGATGTTCGCCGTCTGGGCCGCCGTCAACCTGATCAAGCAGGTGATCATTGTCGATGACGACATCGATCCCTGGAACGCGCTTGAAGTGGAATGGGCGCAAGCCACGCGCAGCAAGCCGGAACGCGATTTTGTCATCGTTCCCGGCGTTCGCGCCGATCGTTCCGAGCCCCTCGAGCGGGATGGCACCATCGGCAAGCTCGGCATCGATGCGACGCGCAAAGAGGACGACCGGCGCGACTGGGAACTGGCGCGGCCGACGCGGCCGGCGCTGGCGCGTGCCCGCGAAATATTGCGCGAAAATCGGCTTGTCTAG
- a CDS encoding ABC transporter substrate-binding protein: MNQIPKTPVRNKKLFIGFASALILGLASTMPAHADIKIGFQVPLTGPSATDGKSAQIAATMAVEDINAAGGVLGQKVELVTYDDQAKSDQAIFTANKLIGEDGVRLVVNGSYSASGRAAAPVFQKAGVVMISAYGVHPDITRAGDYMFRLVHLGPPQGAATALYIGKNLGIKKVSTITMDNDYGQATMDGFLEASGKYGIEVLNKYSYSLKDRQFGSIVASVKRDNPDAVYATGYFFTAGPLVAQLRAAGITVPIIGSQAFDSEKFVEIAGPAAEGTYIMDSFDRDRKDATLQKFFTEFKSRAGYSPEGVAAVTYSAVKLMADGIKRANSADPAKVRDALAATKDFPMLEGNLNGFNSLHEIVMPISVNVIKDGKFTPAGVITDLAAFAPPEK; this comes from the coding sequence GTGAACCAGATCCCCAAAACGCCGGTGCGGAACAAGAAGCTGTTCATCGGTTTCGCCAGCGCGCTGATTCTTGGGCTTGCCTCAACGATGCCGGCGCACGCCGACATCAAGATCGGCTTCCAGGTGCCGCTGACGGGCCCCTCGGCGACCGATGGCAAATCGGCGCAGATCGCAGCCACCATGGCGGTCGAGGACATCAACGCCGCCGGCGGGGTGCTCGGCCAGAAAGTCGAACTCGTCACCTATGACGACCAGGCCAAATCTGACCAAGCGATCTTCACCGCCAACAAACTGATCGGCGAAGACGGCGTCAGGCTGGTGGTCAATGGCAGCTATTCGGCGTCGGGCCGTGCGGCGGCTCCGGTGTTCCAGAAAGCCGGCGTCGTCATGATTTCCGCCTACGGCGTGCATCCAGACATCACCCGCGCCGGAGACTACATGTTTCGCCTCGTCCATCTCGGTCCGCCCCAGGGCGCGGCGACTGCGCTTTACATCGGCAAGAACCTCGGAATCAAAAAAGTATCCACCATCACGATGGATAATGATTACGGGCAGGCGACGATGGATGGATTTCTGGAGGCGTCCGGCAAATACGGCATCGAGGTCCTCAACAAATACAGCTATTCGCTCAAGGACCGCCAGTTCGGCTCGATCGTCGCAAGCGTGAAGCGAGACAATCCCGACGCGGTCTACGCCACCGGCTACTTCTTCACCGCCGGCCCGCTGGTCGCCCAGCTCCGCGCAGCCGGCATCACCGTGCCGATCATCGGCTCGCAAGCGTTCGATTCCGAGAAGTTCGTCGAGATCGCCGGGCCGGCCGCCGAAGGAACCTATATCATGGACAGCTTCGACCGCGACCGGAAGGACGCGACGCTGCAGAAGTTTTTCACCGAGTTCAAGAGCCGAGCCGGCTATTCGCCGGAGGGCGTCGCCGCCGTAACTTACTCGGCAGTAAAGCTGATGGCGGACGGCATCAAGCGCGCCAACAGCGCCGATCCGGCCAAGGTGCGCGATGCGCTCGCGGCGACCAAGGATTTCCCGATGCTGGAGGGTAATCTCAACGGCTTCAACAGCCTGCATGAGATAGTGATGCCGATCAGCGTCAACGTGATCAAGGACGGCAAGTTCACACCGGCCGGCGTGATCACCGACCTCGCCGCCTTCGCACCGCCCGAGAAATAA